The genome window TCCCGATCAAAAAAATCAAAATCGATATCCATGTGTACACCAAATAATGACTAGATCAGGAAGCAAAACTGTGTCAGGTAACAGGAACCTGATTAGCTGCCCTAACCCGCATAATTGTTTGTCTAGTTGTTCCAAATTCTTTAGCTATTGAGCTAATACTCTCGCCGTAGCCAATCCTCTTAATAACTTCCTTTTTTTGGTCATCGGTCAACGCCGGAGGACGACCAAAACGCTTGCCTGAATTTTTAGCTCGCTCAATACCGGAATGAGTACGCTCAAGAAGTAAATCACGCTCGAATTCAGCAACTGCAGAAATCACTTGCATAGTCATTTTTCCTGCAGGGCTGGTTAAATCAACACCACCTAATGCAAGGCAATGAACTCTGATACCTGAATCAGCAAATTGCTCAACTGTTTTTCGAATATCCATTGCATTACGACCAAGGCGATCAAGTTTAGTAACGATTAATACATCGCCACTTTCCATACGGTCTATTAATCGACTGAATCCTGGTCTTTCACTTGCAGCAACAGAACCGCTGATATGCTCCTCAACCAAACGCTGAGGCATGATGGAAAAACCAGCAGCTTCAATTTCACGCTTTTGGTTTTCGGTATTTTGTTCAAGAGTAGAAACTCGGCAATAAGCAAAAACACGAGACATAATTAAATCACCTGTACTGAATGGGTGTACTAATCATAACTCAAGTACGAAATTAAATACACTAACTTTCGTACATGGTTATAACTATATGTACTAATCCGGTCGGTTTCGTACACTATGAAATTAATAATGCATGTAAATTATGTTTTGTTATTTTTAGCTGCCTTTCTTAGCTTCATTAAATCTTCAAGACTAAACTGGCTTAGATCTAAATTAGTCGAAGCAATAGGACCCCCCCCCAAACCAGTTATTTCTGTTCGATTTAAGCCGAGGTGGTTTTCAGCTTCTTGTTGTAAAAGTTTAGGAACCGTTATTCCTGATGA of Providencia rettgeri contains these proteins:
- the pinR_1 gene encoding Putative DNA-invertase from lambdoid prophage Rac; this translates as MSRVFAYCRVSTLEQNTENQKREIEAAGFSIMPQRLVEEHISGSVAASERPGFSRLIDRMESGDVLIVTKLDRLGRNAMDIRKTVEQFADSGIRVHCLALGGVDLTSPAGKMTMQVISAVAEFERDLLLERTHSGIERAKNSGKRFGRPPALTDDQKKEVIKRIGYGESISSIAKEFGTTRQTIMRVRAANQVPVT